The window ATAACAACTCGATCAGCCTTGCCGGAGAGACGGCTTTGTGTTTTACCGAAGACATCGGCAAGCGTTTCAATGCCTATGGATGGCAAGTGATCAGAGTTGAGGCTGGAAACGATCTGAATTTGATCAGTCGGGCCATTACTGAAGCCCGAGAAGAACTGAATCGGCCTTCCTTGATCATGGTTACGACCCATATCGGGTTCGGAAGTCCCAAACAGGATACCTTTGATGTTCACGGTTCACCTCTGAAAAGCGAAGAAGTTCTGGAGACAAAGCGTTTTTTCGGTTGGCCTGATGACCGGGATTTTTTCATTCCTGATGAAGTGCCCGCTCACTTTCAACAAAGCGGGGAGAAGGGAGCTGTTGAAGAGGCGCGATGGAAACGGATGCTCGAACGTTATACTTCCGCCTATCCGGCGGAAGGCAAGGAATTACAGGGATTGATCGAAAACCGCCTGCCCGAGGGTTGGGAAAAAGATTTACCGGTTTTCCCAGCCGACCCGAAGGGGATGGCGACTCGCAAAGCCGGCGGGTTAGTCATGAACGCACTCGCGCAACGGATCAGTGCCCTGATGGGAGGATCAGCCGATCTTGACCCTTCGACCAATACTGTTTTAAAGGATCAGGGCAGTTTCCAGGCGCCGGGGCAATGCCACGCAAATATGCAGGGCGTGGTTTCCGGACCGCTGAACTATGCAGGACGCAATATTGCCTTTGGAGTCAGAGAACACGCAATGGGGGGCATCCTTAACGGAATAGCCACGCATGGTGGCCTAATCCCTTTCGGGGCCACCTTCTTCGTCTTTTCGGACTACATGAAACCGTCTATCCGCTTGGCCGCCCTATCCGGCTGTCACGTCGTTTACATTTTTACCCACGATTCAGTAGGTCTGGGCGAAGACGGACCCACTCATCAGCCAATCGAGCATTTGGCCGCTTTCCGGTCGGTGCCGAATCTTCTCGTGATTCGACCGGCCGATGCCAACGAAGCCGCAGAGGCCTGGCGGACGGCCCTGAAGCACCAGAATGGTCCGGTAGCAATTATCCTTTCCCGGCAGGATCTTCCAATCCTGGACCGCAGCCGGTTTGCCCCTGCCCAAGGCCTCCAGAAAGGCGCCTATATACTTACCGAGTCGAGCCCGAAAACTCCCGATATCATCCTGGTGGCGACCGGCTCGGAAGTTCATCCGACCCTCGAAGCCTTTGAAAAACTCTCTTCTGAGGGATTTTCCGTACGGCTGGTCAATATGCCCAGCTGGGAACTCTTCGAAGCGCAATCCATCGAATACCGCGACTCGGTCCTCCCTCCCGGACCGATACCCAAGCTGGCCGTCGAGGCCGGTGCAAGCTTAGGCTGGCACAAATACATCGGAGAGAGGGGTGATGTGGTCGCAATCGACCGGTTTGGGGCATCTGCTCCCGGCTCAACGGTCTTGTCCCAGTTCGGGTTTACCGTTGATCAACTGGTTATCCGGGCAAAAATCCTGATGAATAAGGAATAATCCCATCAAAAAACCCCGTCGGACGGTGTCCGACGGGGTTTTTTGATGGGAACAAAGGCAGCCGAAAGAATCAAAGCCTACCTCTTTGAGTCCTTTAAAAACCTCTTCCTGCCCCGTGTCCCAATTCACTCGATACTTCATGCATGAGTTCTTTTAAAGCAAAGTAACTGCGGATATATTTGTCATAAAAAAAACGGTACAATTCATGGTTTGCTTTATTTGGATATACCTGGCCGGAAATCTGGACCATCCTAAGGGTCGCATCCGGGATTGTATCGTAAAACCCGCTGCCAACCGCCGCATAAATAGCGGTTCCCAGCGTACTTGCTTCTTCGACGGTGGTCAAGTTAATGGGAATATTGGTCACATCAGCATGGATTTGGAGCCACAGCTTACTGCGTGCGCCGCCACCTGAGGCATACATCTCCTGCACTTCGAAACCATCTTTAGCCAATGTTTTCAGGATATGGAACGTACCGTAAGCCGTTCCTTCGTAGATAGCCCGGAGGATGTGTGCTTTTGTATGGCTG is drawn from Atribacteraceae bacterium and contains these coding sequences:
- the tkt gene encoding transketolase, whose amino-acid sequence is MNTKIDELCVTALRMLALDTVQKAKSGHPGMPLGAAPMAYVLFRDHLKYNPRHPRWFDRDHFILSAGHGSALLYSLLHLSGYEKMTLDQLKNFRQWGSATPGHPEHDIDFGIETTTGPLGQGFVTGVGMAIAEAHLAARFNRTDYRMIDHHTYAIVSDGDLMEGVTAEAASLAGHLRLGKLVYLFDNNSISLAGETALCFTEDIGKRFNAYGWQVIRVEAGNDLNLISRAITEAREELNRPSLIMVTTHIGFGSPKQDTFDVHGSPLKSEEVLETKRFFGWPDDRDFFIPDEVPAHFQQSGEKGAVEEARWKRMLERYTSAYPAEGKELQGLIENRLPEGWEKDLPVFPADPKGMATRKAGGLVMNALAQRISALMGGSADLDPSTNTVLKDQGSFQAPGQCHANMQGVVSGPLNYAGRNIAFGVREHAMGGILNGIATHGGLIPFGATFFVFSDYMKPSIRLAALSGCHVVYIFTHDSVGLGEDGPTHQPIEHLAAFRSVPNLLVIRPADANEAAEAWRTALKHQNGPVAIILSRQDLPILDRSRFAPAQGLQKGAYILTESSPKTPDIILVATGSEVHPTLEAFEKLSSEGFSVRLVNMPSWELFEAQSIEYRDSVLPPGPIPKLAVEAGASLGWHKYIGERGDVVAIDRFGASAPGSTVLSQFGFTVDQLVIRAKILMNKE